The Halorhabdus rudnickae region CTGTGTCTCGTACACGAACGCGGTCGAAGCCGCCGCTACACTACGAAACGCGATCGACCGATTGGAGCAGCTCCCCCAGCAAGCGGCCGACGAGATCGAGGCGTTCACGGGGGAACTAGATGGTTTCGATCGCTCGTACGTCGGAGAGACACGTGACGTCCTCGACAGAGCGAGAGAAGAAGATGACCCGGAGACTACAGCAAAGTGCTGGTACGAAGCATACCGCCGATACGATGCTGCCCGCGCGGCGGCGTGGGATCAAACGGATGGTCTCCCGAAACTTGAGGCCGAGAAGGAACTCGATTCGATCGCTCCGGCGACGGTCCAAGCTCTCGTCGAACACGCCGATGTGCTCGAAGAGATGGGTGAAGACCGTGAGGACGACGACGTTGAGGAGGCACGCAAGTACTACGAACGGGCGACTGAGCGATTACGTACTGCGGAGACGATCGTCGAGGGGCATGACGCTGATTTCGACGACCGATCTTTCGAGGGACGGATCGAAAGGCTCGAAGAACAGATCGGCCGCACCAAGTGGGAGTGGGGGTCCCCTGGCTCGAACTCCTGAGTCGTTCCCATAGTCAACAGGCGAAGCACGCCGAGTGCCTCGGGATCGTTCTGCAGCTCTTCGGTCTTCCGTAATGTGAGCTGGTCTCCGTTCAACGAACTTGCCAGCGGCAAACCCGCGAGCAGATGACGGGATGCCCCACGCCTCGAAGCACTTGACTTGCTGTGATCGCTTCGTCTCACGTGAATGGCTGTTGCGTTCGCCCCGGTCGCTTCGGTCAGCACGTCGATCGTCGTTTGGCAGGTGTCGTAGACGTGGTGCGATGCTCGCCTAGTCGCGACCCTGCCTCTCTTCTCGTCGGGGCTGCGTGCAGGGATCGCCGGTCCGGATCGCGACCGTGTAGTCGTTGGGAATCGACGCGAGAGCGTGGGCGTGGACGGACCCCAGGTTGAACGAAACCAGATCGCCGCGTTCCCGTCCGTGAGCGTCCAGAAGCCGAGCACACCCTCGATAGCCGATAGATTCCGGCGGAAGACCGTTCCGCGGCAGGCGTGATGATTATAATTTTATTTGTATGCGTTCGAAACCATATAAATGATTAGTACTTTATGCCACATGTACGTTAGTAAGGGTTGTTGTCTCCAGTGAGATGATACAGTAATGTTTGACAGTATACAGGAGTTGCCGGATACCGCGCTTGGGAACGTCGTCACGGCTGATTCCCCCAGCGGTCCGGTCGCAGAACTGCTGGAAGGAGACGAGCAACCCAGACACGTCCTGGCGGGCGACAGCGTCGAGTATGAGACAGCGGAGCGAACGACGACACTCGAACCCGACAGCGAGCACCACGCCTATTTGATCGTAACTGACGACCGGGTGTTGGTTGTTCTTGGAGAACGACCGTCCGACAGCGAGATCGAATTCGAATTACGGTCAGTATCACGAGCAGCAGTCGAAGTCGGTTTGTTGAGTTCGACACTGGTGGTCGAAGATGGGGCAGAAGCGATCCGGTTGTCGCCTACCCACGGCGATCCGGACGCGGTCGCGGAATACATTACGGTCATGGCAGAGGCGTACGCGGATGTCGAAGACGCCATCACGTCCGCCACGGAGATGACCGAGGAACTCGAAGACCAGGTCCGCGAAGGCGAGACGATCGGGTATCTCCGTCTCCAGATCCAGTCGGAGCTATCGGACGCTCGCTACTCGGCCACACACGAGAAAATCCATACTGATCGGCTGCTGGAGAAGATCGAATCCACGGAAGAGGCCCTTAACCGGCGGTACGTCGATGCTTGGGTCGACCAAGCCCGCGATGCATTGGAGCGTGCCGAGAGGGCGCTCGACGCGGATGAGTACACTCCGTTCTGTGAGGCGTACGTTACGGCTGCGGACGCATTGACGTCGCTCCGGGACGTACTTTCCAATCTCGACGATCCGCCTGAAGAGGTCTCCGATGAAGTCGAGGAGACGGCCGACGCCGTCGAGGGGGTGGCTGAGGCGTACGTCGAGTCCACCCGGAACGTCTACGAGCGAGCGACAGACGCTGACGCCGCCGCGGTAACCGCCACGTGCTGGCTCGAAACCTACCGACGGGTGATGGCCGCTCGCGAGGCTGGTTGGGAGACGACAACCGACTCGACCGATCTCCCAATCTCGGAGATCGAATCGATCGCCGAGGCGACAGTCGATGCATTGCAACGGCACGCTGATGCCCTCATGCGAGCCGGTGAGCGAGCACTGGACGACGATGTTTCGGAGGCACGGGAATACTTCGAGCGGGCGGTAACACAGATCCGTCAGGCACAGGAAATCGTCGAGACGCAGGCAGTGGGCGATAGTGCAACCTACGACGAGCAACTGGCGGAACTCCAAGAAAAGATCGAAGTCACGGAGTGGGAGTGGGGAGGGACGTGAGTGTCGCCGAGACGACAGTGTGGCCGCTTATGCGAACAGTTCTCTGGCGTCGTCGATCGCTTCGATCAGCACGTCGATCTCTTCAGGCGTGTTGTACACGTAAAAGGAAGCGCGCGCTGTCGCAGCTACACCTAACTTGTCGTGGAGCGGTTGCGTACAGTGATCACCGGCCCGGATCGCGACCGCGTAGTCGTTGAGGATCGACGCGAGATCGTGGGCGTGGACGGACGCCAAGTTGAACGAAACCAGACCGCCGCGTTCCTCACCCGCAGGCGGCCCATACGTCTCCACATCGTCGAACTCCCCCAGGCGATCGAGGGCGTACTGGGCGAGTTCGTTCTCGTGACGGGCGATCGCCTCCATGCCGATGTCCTCGAGATACTCGACAGCCTCCGCGAGCGCTATTCCCTGGGCGATCCGGGGCGTCCCGGCCTCGAACTTCCAGGGCAACTCGTTCCAGGTGGCGTCCTCGAAGGTGACCTTCGTGATCATGTCACCGCCGTAGTTGAACGGTTCCATGTCTTCTAAGATCGCTTTCTTGCCGTACAGTGCGCCGATCCCAGTCGGGCCAGCCATCTTGTGTCCCGAGAAGGCATAGAAATCCGCGTCGATCGCCTCGACGTCGACCGGCCGGTTGGGAACGGCCTGGGCACCGTCGACAAAGATCATGGCGTCCTCGGCGTGCGCCATTTCGGCGAGTTCATCGACAGGATTGATCGTCCCGAGCGTGTTCGAGACGTGGACCACCGACACCATCGCCGTATCCGGGCCGATCACCTCTTTTGCGTGTTCCATGTCGAGATGGCCATCGTCGGTGACCCGGATGTACCGGACTGTCGCGCCAGTCTGCTTGGCGATCTGTTGCCAGGTGACCAGCGAGGCGTGGTGCTCCATCTCCGTCAGGACGACCTCGTCGCCAGGACCCAGTTCGTTCAACCCCCAGGCGTAGGCGACGAGGTTCTCGGACTCAGTCGTATTCGAGGTGAAGACCAGTTCTTCGCGACCGCCCCCAGCGCCGATAAACTCGGCGACGCGGTCGTGGGCGTCCTCGTAGGCCACCGACGCCTCCTGACTGAGGTGATGGAGACCACGGTGGACATTGGCGTTGTAGCGCTCGTAGTACTCGGTGATGGCGTCGATCACCTGCTGGGGCGTCTGGGTCGTCGCTGCGTTGTCGAGGTAGACCAGCGGTGTTCCGTCGAACTCCCGCTCGAGGACGGGAAAGTCCTCGCGGATGGCGGGGACGGCGAGGTCCCCGGATTCGCGTACTGTCATTACCTGACAGTGGGGGACCGAGACTGAACTTTCCTTCGGTCCGCCTAGAAACAGGAGGTGATTACGGAACGGGAAAGACGGCTGCGTTACTCGCCGAGGTGCTGCTGGATCGCGAACGTGTAGATCGCGTACACCAGCAGCACGATGACGCCGACGAGGATGAGTCCCGCCCGGATGGACGGGTCAATCAGGACCGCGTCGGGGATAGCGCCGTCTTCCGTCACGGGACCGGCTGACCGGCCGGCGATCGATTCGAGCAGTCCCAGCACGACGACTCCAAGGATGATCAGTCCGCCGCCGAGTGCCATTGCGACCTTGTCCGCCATCGTCTCCGTGGTAGTGTTGGTTGCCATGTTTGTCACCTCCTTAACCGAGTATGTACCGCAGCCATTGGTTGTTCTGGACGAGGGAGGTCCGCTCGATGTACGCATCGAGCCCCCAAACGCGACCGGCGCCGAGGATGATCAGCGCGATGAACAACACCAGCCCCATCAGGTCGCCGTTGACCATGCCGTGGGCCCATTCTTGGTTGGCCGTCGTGAAGAAAACCATCAGAAAGGTCCCGAAGAACGCGGCCAGCCTGAGCAGGCAACCGACGATCAGGCCAAGCCCGATCAGCGTCTGCCCGACTGGAACCATGACGTTCACGATTTCGAGCCCGATTCCGCTGCTGAACGCTGTCATGATCGGTGAGACTATTGTTCCTTCCGAACCCACGAACCAACTTGCGTCGAAGGGCCAGTTCAGGATCTTGTCCAATCCGGCATGGAGGAACCACCACCCGACTATCAACCGCAGCAGCAGCGTCCAGTAGGCCAGCCATCTACCGTCTATCTCGTACGATACGTCCGTCCCGAACAGGGTCGTATCCACCTCGGTGTTTGCCATTACTATCTACCTCACATCCAGTCTTCTCCGGAGAGGTATATTAAAGCGGGTGGTATTTTCAGCTCCTGATAAACAATGTAGGGGATATTAGCTCATCCAAATACTCCGACAGTCGGTGAATAGTAGTCAACAAAGTCTTGATATCTGATTTCGATATCCAAGTCACCTCATACATCGAATAATATATTTTGATTGCCAGTTTCCGGATTCGGGCGTCGGCCAAGTCGGGCGGGCCACGAAGCCGGGACAGTTTCATGCAACGAGGTCGGTTCGATGGTAAGTCAGAGGGCACTCTCGACTGGGAAACACTCGCCATAGAGACGCTCTATACCTGCGACGGGTTCTGTGTACGCATCGAGACGGGCCGGCTGCCAGACGGAACTGGGACGATTTCGACTATCTCGAAGCGGACGAGAACGTCGTTGACCTTCCGTTTACCCGGGATGGCGAGATGGCCGTTATCAAGGAGTGGCGACAGGCCGTCGGACGAGTCAACCACGGCCTTCCGGCGGGGGTTCTGGAACCCTATGGCGACGATCCCGCGACGGCTGTCGACCGAGAACCCTCCGAGGAGACGGGCTACGAGCCTGGTAGCGTCGAGCACCTGAGACGGTGGAACCCGCAAACGGTTTCTCCCATACCGTTTTCCACTACTATCTCGCGACGGAGTGTACGCAGACAGCCGACCGCGATCTGGCTGACAACGAGTCCACCGCCGTCGAGACAACAACGTTCGACGCGATCGTTGAGGCAGCCCGCGAGGACGAGTTCTGAGACAGGCGGACACTGCTTGGGCACTCTCGATTGCGGTGACTGGGGGCGACTTGGAACGGAATCCTTAGGCCCGCGGATACTCCAGGAAGGAGCATGCGCGAGCACTTCGAACTCCAGGGGTACGACGCCGCGGGACGACTCGGCGAGTTGACCGTTCCGCGAGCGGACGTCACCGTCGAGACTCCTGCACTCCTGCCGGTCATCAACCCACATCACGAGACGATCGAACCCCGCCGACTCGAGATGGAGTTCGGAGCCGAGATGCTCATCACCAACAGCTACGTCATCTACGGGAGCGACGAGGTTCGCGAACCCGCCCTCGAAGACGGTCTGCACGACCTGCTTGACTTTTCGGGGGCGATCATGACCGATTCGGGGTCGTTCCAGCTGGCCGAGTACGGCGAGATCGACGTGACCAACGAGGAGATCCTGGCGTTCCAACACGAGATCGGGACGGACATCGGCACGCCCGTGGACATCCCGACGCCCCCCGATGTCTCACGCGAGCGCGCCGTCGACGAACTGGCGACGACCCAACAGCGCTTGGAGGTGGCCGCCGACCTCGACTTCGGGGAGATGCTCGTCAACGCCCCCATCCAGGGGTCAACGTATCCCGACCTTCGGGAACGTGCCGCCGGGGATGCCTACGGCACGGGATTGGACGTGTTCCCGGTCGGCGCGATGGTGCCCCTGATGAACGACTACCGCTACGGCGACATGATCGAGGCAGTCATGGCAGCCAAGCGAGGTCTCGGCGAGGACGCCCCAGTGCACCTCTTTGGGGCGGGTCATCCGATGATGTTCGCCCTCGCAGTGGCGGCGGGCTGTGACCTCTTCGATTCGGCCGCCTACGCGCTGTACGCCCGTGACGATCGCTATCTCACGGTGCGGGGCACCCGCCATCTCGAAGACCTCGAGTACTTCCCGTGTGAGTGCCCTATCTGTACGGCACACAGCCCGGCGGATCTCCGTGATCGCTCCGGAGACGAGCGGATGCGTCTGCTCGCCGAGCACAACCTTCACGTCTCGTTCGGCGAGATGCGTCGCATCAAGCAGGCAATCCGGCGAGGCAATCTGCTGGAACTCGTCGAGACGCGTGCGCGGGCACACCCGACAGTGATCGACGGTTACCGGGCGTTACTAGCGTACGTCGACCAGCTTGAGGCGACCGATCCCGCTTCCAAGGACGCGTTCTTCTACCTCTCGGGGGAGAGTGCCGACCGACCGGAAGTCCAGCGACATCACGATCGGTTGCATCGAATCGAACTGACAGGCGAGCTGTTGGTTCGTTCTGACGGTGTGAGTGCGACTGCGGGGGAGTACGACGATGTCTGGACAGTGATTCCGCCGTTCGGACCGATCCCCGGCGGCCTCGAACAGACGTATCCGGTCACCGCCGAGGTGCCGGATCGAATCGACGACCGGGCATACCGTTCGGCCATCCGGGGGATCACCGCTCTCACGGAGCACAGTGACGCTTCGATCACGTTCGTCCACGACGGCTGGCCGACGAGCGCGCTCGATCGTCTTCCGGACAGCGTGGATGTATCGACGGTACCATCGGAGTGATACTGGTGGCTATAAGTTCGTAAAGATATCCGGCACACCGTCGTGCCGGATCATTTCGAAATGTTATAGCCACCAGTATGAGGGCCCAGTCACGGTCGACTGCTCGATGGCAGCGGGCGTTTCCGTCGTGGCGACCCGCCCTGGATCGCACACTATCGCGAAGATCGTTCGGTCGATCCCGGTAAGCACTGACAGCACCCGTGGGCTTTCCCGTCCGGTCGTCGTTGCCCCGATATGAGTCAGTTCGACCGGACGAACGATTCCGGGAACGAATCGGGGGTCGGGACCGAGACGGCCCCGGACCCGGCGCGGACCGAATCTCGCATCCCCCCGGCGGAGGTCTTCTCCATTCTCGGCAACGACACGCGGGTGGCCATCCTCCAGGCCATGCTGGAACTCGGTGCCGACGAGCAGCCGGTCAGTTTCACGGCCATCTTCGAGCAGGTTGAGGTGGCCGACAGCGCAAACTTCAGCTACCACCTCGAGCAGTTGACGGGCCATTTCGTCGCCCACCGCGAGGACGGCTACGTGTTCCGCTATCCCGGACGGAAAGTCGTCAGTTCGATCTTCACCGGCACGCTCACGGAGCGCGCCCAGCTTGGCTTTTTCCCCGTCGGGGGCACGTGTTACGCGTGTGAGGGACCGCTGCACGGCTGGTACGTCGACGACGAACTCACCATCGGCTGTACCGACTGTGGGACGATTCAGGTCAGCTATCCCTTCCCTGCCGGCGGACTCGACGACCGCACGACCGAGGACGTTCTCGAGGCGTTCCAGCATTACGTCCGCCACCACTACTGTCTGGCCGCCGACGGCGTTTGTCCGGAGTGTACTGGCTCGATCGAGTCCGACCTCGTGGTCGATCCGGACGAGGACGACCTGGACGTCGCCGTTGGGCACGTCTGTCAGCGCTGCGGGTACCGTCTGCAGTCGACCGTCGGTATCACGCTGCTCGATGTCGCCGACGTCCTGGTGTTCTTCTCGAAGCGCGGCGTCGATCTGAACGCGACGCCGTTCTGGCACTTCGATTGGTGCGTCAGCGACCAGCGCACGGAGGTCGTCTCGACTGATCCGCTCCGTGTCAGGTTGACCCTCCCCTGTGAGGGCGACGAACTCCGCGTCCTTCTCGACGAAGCCGTCTCTGTGATCGATACCGCTGTCGTCGAACGACTCCCGGAGTAGCCGACGATGTATGTGTCAAATCTTCAACTGTATTCGGATCAAGCAAGGGCTCATGTCGATCGAACCCCTTGCGCGGAGTGTATGACCCAGTCACCGACTGGACGGATCGCATCGACGACTCGGACGAACGCAGGGAGTGATCGGTAAGCATGGTCGACGGAGAGCAGTTCCGGGCCGTCCTCGGGCAGTTTGCGACCGGCGTGACCGTCGTGACGCTACCGGGTGACCCGCCTCACGGCATCACCGTCAGCGCGTTCGCCAGTCTGTCGGTCGACCCGCCGCTCGTACTCGTCTCGCTCGACCACGATACCGATGCCCATCGGCGACTCGCCGACGGCGACGACGACGGGTTTGCCGTCAACATCCTCGCTCGTGGACAGCGCCACCTTGGTGAATTCTTCGCAGGAATGACCGACGACGGCGACCCGTTCGCCGAAGCGAGCGACGCTCCTGCCACGGGTGCGCCCGTCTTCGAGGACGACCTCGCGTACGTCGACTGTACGCTGTACGATAGCTTCCAAGCGGGCGATCACACGGTGTACGTGGGGCACGTCGAGGCGGCCGAACTCTTCAATCCCGACGCCGAACCGCTCACGTATCACCGTGGGGAGTGGGGGACGACCGCAGCGTCAGCGGACGACGCCTGATCGCTGGCAGTGCTCTGTCTCGGAGTCCTGTGCTGATAGTGCGAGGCACAGCCACATGACTGCTGCCGTGATCGGGTGACTCACGGCTGCGGTGATGGGTATTCTCTGTCGCAAAAATGCCCACTGCAGTGTGTCGGCCGGGTGGCCGCGCAGCTATTCGAACTGTTCGACAGCCTGTTCGTAGCGAGCGGCAGGCTCTTCCCAGTCGACGACCTCGAAGAAGTTCTCGACGAACTCGCCGCGGGCGGGACCGTAATCGTGGTAGTAGGAGTGTTCCCAGACGTCCAGAGCGAGGATGGGATGGCTTCCCCAGAGTGCACCCTGGTCGTGCTTGTCGACGACGATGTTGCGAAGCTGGTTGCTGTGGGAGTCATAGACCAGCAGTGCCCAGCCACCGGCGGCGGAAGCGGCGGCCTCGAATTCGCCTTTCCAGGCCGCGTAGGAGCCGAAGTCTTCCTCGATTCGTTCCCGGAGGTCGCCCTCGGGTTCCTCGCCACCGTCGGGACTCATCGACTGCCAGAAGAGGTCGTGTAGAACGTGGCCGGATCCGTTGTGCGTGACGTTACGGATCGCGCCCGCCGAGGAGTCGAATTCCTCGGCCTCGCGGTTCTCGGCGAGGGTCTCCTCGGCGGCGTTCCAGCCGTTGACGTACCCCTGGTGGTGGGTGTCGTGATGCCAGCGGAGTACCTGCTCGGAGATGTGCGGTTCCAGTGCGTCGTAGTCGTACGGTAGCGGCGGTAGTTCGTAGTCGCTCATATTACGCATTTCCGACTGATGGGCGATGGGAATATGAACGTTCTCTGTAGGACTTTTTAGAAAGATAGTTTTCAAGTCCAAATATGGCCTTGATGGGTTTTTCAAGCTTTTTCGAATGGTTTTTGGAGAAAAAATATGTATTCTGACTATATTCGATTACCGGCTGCACATGGCTTATCAGCCCCAATCAACTCAATCAGCGTATGAATCGAACAGCACCGGATGCAGGGGAGCTGATCGCGGGACAGACGGTCCGTCACGGCACCGGAATCACCGCGAATCGGGCGTTCCCGACGGAGACTTATCCCGGACATCTGGACCCGTTCGTGCTCTTCGAGCAGTTCTACATCGACCCCGAGACGGGATTCCCGATGCACTCCCATCGCGGGTTCGAGATCGTCTCGTACATGATCGAGGGTGGGATGGAACACGAGGACTCTCTGGGCGTTTCTCACACCGCCCGCGAGAACACGGCCATGCACATTACCGCCGGGAGCGGCATCCGTCACTCGGAGTTCCCGGCCCACGGGGCGGCCTGCAGCGGCCTCCAGCTGTGGGTGAATCTCCCGCGAGCGAACAAGGACATCGAACCTGAGTACACTGACGCGTCCGCCGCGGCGTTGCCGACCGATCATCACGACGGTGCGACTGTAACGACCGTCGTCGGCGAGGGGTCGCCACTCCAGACCCATACCACCATGGAGTACCGCGACGTCACCGTCACGGGAGAGTGGACGTGGCCGGTTCCGGACGGCTGGTCGGGATTTCTCTATGGCGTCGCCGATAGCGGATCCATCGAGGGCGACGAATTTAGTACCGGTGACGTCGTTCCGGTCCCCGAGGGTCGTGACGTGACTGTCCGAAGTGCGGAGTCGTTGCGCCTCGTCGCGGTCGCCGGCCGTCCGCACGGCGACCCGATCGAACTGCGCGGGCCCGTCGTTCTGTGAAGTCGCGGCGACACGCCGGCTGAGTCCTGATTTGAGACGGCTTTTCGTCTCCGAAGTATCGTTGCCGTCGATCGTCCGGGACTGAAAAGATAGTTGTGAGCGGGTCTCCGAATGGATTCTATGACCGAGTACTTCGAAGTGATCGACCGGGATGGGGCCGCCAGAATCGGCGACCTCCGGCTGGCGGAGTCGATCACGACGCCCGCCCTCGTCGACGACGTTCTCAGTGATGCCGGCAGTCTCTGGACGGCGGATCGGCAGGTCCCAGAGGGAAGCGAGGACGAAGTGACTGTCCTCCCTCACCGCGGATTCCCGGCCGGAACGCCCGAGGAAGTCCAGACAGCGTTCGACCCCAGTGTCCCCGACATCGAGTATCCAAGCGCCGCTGTCGTCTCTCCGGAGACGGCCACAGATCACGGCACCGATGTCTACGTTCTCTCGGGTGGTTCTGGACTGGTCGGCCATAGCGCGGCGTTCGTCGAGGCCGTTCTTGCCACGCGGGACTCGATCCCACCGGATGCTGGCCTCTACCTC contains the following coding sequences:
- a CDS encoding flavin reductase family protein, translated to MVDGEQFRAVLGQFATGVTVVTLPGDPPHGITVSAFASLSVDPPLVLVSLDHDTDAHRRLADGDDDGFAVNILARGQRHLGEFFAGMTDDGDPFAEASDAPATGAPVFEDDLAYVDCTLYDSFQAGDHTVYVGHVEAAELFNPDAEPLTYHRGEWGTTAASADDA
- the sod gene encoding superoxide dismutase, whose amino-acid sequence is MSDYELPPLPYDYDALEPHISEQVLRWHHDTHHQGYVNGWNAAEETLAENREAEEFDSSAGAIRNVTHNGSGHVLHDLFWQSMSPDGGEEPEGDLRERIEEDFGSYAAWKGEFEAAASAAGGWALLVYDSHSNQLRNIVVDKHDQGALWGSHPILALDVWEHSYYHDYGPARGEFVENFFEVVDWEEPAARYEQAVEQFE
- a CDS encoding aminotransferase class V-fold PLP-dependent enzyme — translated: MTVRESGDLAVPAIREDFPVLEREFDGTPLVYLDNAATTQTPQQVIDAITEYYERYNANVHRGLHHLSQEASVAYEDAHDRVAEFIGAGGGREELVFTSNTTESENLVAYAWGLNELGPGDEVVLTEMEHHASLVTWQQIAKQTGATVRYIRVTDDGHLDMEHAKEVIGPDTAMVSVVHVSNTLGTINPVDELAEMAHAEDAMIFVDGAQAVPNRPVDVEAIDADFYAFSGHKMAGPTGIGALYGKKAILEDMEPFNYGGDMITKVTFEDATWNELPWKFEAGTPRIAQGIALAEAVEYLEDIGMEAIARHENELAQYALDRLGEFDDVETYGPPAGEERGGLVSFNLASVHAHDLASILNDYAVAIRAGDHCTQPLHDKLGVAATARASFYVYNTPEEIDVLIEAIDDARELFA
- a CDS encoding aminotransferase class V-fold PLP-dependent enzyme — encoded protein: MPRNGLPPESIGYRGCARLLDAHGRERGDLVSFNLGSVHAHALASIPNDYTVAIRTGDPCTQPRREERQGRD
- a CDS encoding winged helix-turn-helix domain-containing protein — encoded protein: MSQFDRTNDSGNESGVGTETAPDPARTESRIPPAEVFSILGNDTRVAILQAMLELGADEQPVSFTAIFEQVEVADSANFSYHLEQLTGHFVAHREDGYVFRYPGRKVVSSIFTGTLTERAQLGFFPVGGTCYACEGPLHGWYVDDELTIGCTDCGTIQVSYPFPAGGLDDRTTEDVLEAFQHYVRHHYCLAADGVCPECTGSIESDLVVDPDEDDLDVAVGHVCQRCGYRLQSTVGITLLDVADVLVFFSKRGVDLNATPFWHFDWCVSDQRTEVVSTDPLRVRLTLPCEGDELRVLLDEAVSVIDTAVVERLPE
- a CDS encoding pirin family protein, translating into MNRTAPDAGELIAGQTVRHGTGITANRAFPTETYPGHLDPFVLFEQFYIDPETGFPMHSHRGFEIVSYMIEGGMEHEDSLGVSHTARENTAMHITAGSGIRHSEFPAHGAACSGLQLWVNLPRANKDIEPEYTDASAAALPTDHHDGATVTTVVGEGSPLQTHTTMEYRDVTVTGEWTWPVPDGWSGFLYGVADSGSIEGDEFSTGDVVPVPEGRDVTVRSAESLRLVAVAGRPHGDPIELRGPVVL
- the tgtA gene encoding tRNA guanosine(15) transglycosylase TgtA, which gives rise to MREHFELQGYDAAGRLGELTVPRADVTVETPALLPVINPHHETIEPRRLEMEFGAEMLITNSYVIYGSDEVREPALEDGLHDLLDFSGAIMTDSGSFQLAEYGEIDVTNEEILAFQHEIGTDIGTPVDIPTPPDVSRERAVDELATTQQRLEVAADLDFGEMLVNAPIQGSTYPDLRERAAGDAYGTGLDVFPVGAMVPLMNDYRYGDMIEAVMAAKRGLGEDAPVHLFGAGHPMMFALAVAAGCDLFDSAAYALYARDDRYLTVRGTRHLEDLEYFPCECPICTAHSPADLRDRSGDERMRLLAEHNLHVSFGEMRRIKQAIRRGNLLELVETRARAHPTVIDGYRALLAYVDQLEATDPASKDAFFYLSGESADRPEVQRHHDRLHRIELTGELLVRSDGVSATAGEYDDVWTVIPPFGPIPGGLEQTYPVTAEVPDRIDDRAYRSAIRGITALTEHSDASITFVHDGWPTSALDRLPDSVDVSTVPSE
- a CDS encoding DoxX family protein, translated to MANTEVDTTLFGTDVSYEIDGRWLAYWTLLLRLIVGWWFLHAGLDKILNWPFDASWFVGSEGTIVSPIMTAFSSGIGLEIVNVMVPVGQTLIGLGLIVGCLLRLAAFFGTFLMVFFTTANQEWAHGMVNGDLMGLVLFIALIILGAGRVWGLDAYIERTSLVQNNQWLRYILG